The DNA segment TATCCAAAAGTGAATCATACCCAAGGTTTCGTTCATATAGCGACCATAAAAACGAGGAAACCAATGATATACGCCCGCAAACATTCCAAAGAAAGCTGCTACACCCATCACCAAGTGGAAGTGTGCTACCACAAAGTAAGTATCGTGCAATTGAATATCGATAGCAGAGTTACCAAGCATAATACCTGTTAAACCACCCGAAATGAAGATAGACACAAAACCTATTGCAAACATCATTGGCGAGTTTAATCGTATAGAGCCTCTCCAAATAGTACCAAGCCAGTTAAATGATTTAATGGCCGATGGAACTGCAATAAGCAATGTAAACAACATAAATACCGCACCTAAGTTTGGATTCATACCGGTTACGAACATATGGTGCGCCCATACCAAAATAGACAATACCACAATTGCCATTAAGGAAATAATCATGGCTCTATATCCAAAAATTGGCTTGCGGCTATGCACGCTCAATACTTCAGATACAATACCCATTGCAGGCAATACAATGATATACACCTCTGGGTGACCTAAGAACCAAAACAAGTGTTGGAACAAAATTGGTGAACCACCCTTGTAATCCAATAAATTACCGTTGATAATAATATCACTCAAGTAAAAAGAAGTATCCAACAAACGGTCTGATTCCAATAATACTACCCCTGCCAATAAAGCCGGGAAAGTAAGGATACCCAAAATTGCAGTAAACATAAACGCCCAAATGGTTAAAGGCAAGCGCATCATGCTCATGCCTTTGGTACGCATGTTTAAAACTGTTGATACATAATTTAAACCACCTAACAATGACGAAACAATAAACAATGCCATTGCCAATATCCATAGATCGAAACCTAATCCCGAACCGCGGCTCACAGCCACATTACGCATACCATTCAAAGGCGGATAAGCAGTCCAACCTCCGGAAGCAGCACCGGTTTGAATAAAGAATGAAGACAATAACACAATTGAGGCAGCAAAGAAGAACCAATATGAAAGCATATTCATAAAGCCTGAAGCCATATCGCGTGCACCAATTTGGTATGGAATTAACAAATTAGCGAATGTTCCGCTCAAACCACCCGTTAACACAAAGAATACCAATATAGTTCCGTGCATGGTAATCAACGAATAGTAAAAATCGTTTGAAATTTTACCACCCTCTGCCCACTTTCCTAAAAAGGTTTCCAATATTGGAAAAGTTTCATTTGGCCATCCCAACTGAATACGAAACAATACTGAAAGGAAAGCACCTACTACCGCCCAAAACATTCCCGTTATTAAGAATTGCTTGGCAATCATTTTATGGTCCTTACTGAAAATGTACTTTTCTAACCACGACTCTTCATGATGATGGTCGTGAGCGTGATGACCATGCGCATCGTGATGTGTACCGTGAGCGTGAACATCTGCATGTGTTACTGTTTGCATACTATATTTTATTTCAGTTTTTAGTATTAATTATTTACTTCTATTTTCGATTTCGCTTATTAGTTTGCCGCTAAAGCAGGTTTCACTACTGTTTTGTAATGCGATTGCTGGCGTTTAAACCATTTATCGTATTC comes from the Chitinophagales bacterium genome and includes:
- a CDS encoding cbb3-type cytochrome c oxidase subunit I, producing MQTVTHADVHAHGTHHDAHGHHAHDHHHEESWLEKYIFSKDHKMIAKQFLITGMFWAVVGAFLSVLFRIQLGWPNETFPILETFLGKWAEGGKISNDFYYSLITMHGTILVFFVLTGGLSGTFANLLIPYQIGARDMASGFMNMLSYWFFFAASIVLLSSFFIQTGAASGGWTAYPPLNGMRNVAVSRGSGLGFDLWILAMALFIVSSLLGGLNYVSTVLNMRTKGMSMMRLPLTIWAFMFTAILGILTFPALLAGVVLLESDRLLDTSFYLSDIIINGNLLDYKGGSPILFQHLFWFLGHPEVYIIVLPAMGIVSEVLSVHSRKPIFGYRAMIISLMAIVVLSILVWAHHMFVTGMNPNLGAVFMLFTLLIAVPSAIKSFNWLGTIWRGSIRLNSPMMFAIGFVSIFISGGLTGIMLGNSAIDIQLHDTYFVVAHFHLVMGVAAFFGMFAGVYHWFPRFYGRYMNETLGMIHFWITLIGGYAIFLPMHFMTGLPRRYYTFANFESFNNFDSLVAFISISTIVVFFGQLIFIVNFFHSIFKGRKVEGEVCNPWGGTTLEWTAPVERIHGNWEGDIPSVHRWPYDYSTNGRDFIPQTEPLKPGEVEHK